One genomic region from uncultured Cohaesibacter sp. encodes:
- a CDS encoding ABC transporter substrate-binding protein, giving the protein MKKFLLATIMGAAVAFGAGSAMAQQKEIAVIVKSENANFWQNVKGGALDAAKELGSYEVTFQGPAAETDVVEQVNMVENAINRKVSGIVLAPSDPVGLVPSVKKAWESGIPVIIIDSALQNADKYYQSFLATDNRTAGELAASKMIEKLGDKTGKVAMMSYVPGVGSSIGRDGGFKDIIEAAGNTVIGPFYSQSDMAQALNQTVDVLASNSDLVGIFGSNEPTAIGMARAVKQQGYAGKIATIGFDGDSTLQDFVRDGTLDGIIVQSSYAMGYKGVMTVDEVLKGETVAKRIDTGVVFVTKDNIDGSEAQSVLY; this is encoded by the coding sequence ATGAAGAAGTTTTTATTGGCCACAATCATGGGAGCAGCTGTTGCATTTGGTGCAGGGTCCGCCATGGCACAGCAAAAAGAGATTGCGGTTATCGTTAAGTCTGAAAACGCGAATTTCTGGCAGAATGTAAAAGGGGGGGCGCTTGATGCCGCAAAAGAGCTTGGAAGCTATGAGGTAACCTTCCAGGGCCCGGCCGCTGAAACCGACGTGGTGGAGCAGGTCAATATGGTTGAAAACGCCATCAACCGCAAAGTCTCCGGCATCGTGCTTGCTCCATCTGATCCTGTCGGTCTGGTTCCAAGTGTGAAAAAGGCATGGGAAAGCGGCATCCCGGTGATCATCATCGACTCTGCGCTCCAGAATGCAGACAAATATTACCAGTCCTTCCTTGCAACGGACAACCGCACTGCGGGTGAATTGGCCGCTTCTAAGATGATTGAAAAACTGGGAGACAAGACAGGCAAAGTTGCCATGATGTCCTATGTACCGGGCGTCGGTAGCTCTATCGGTCGCGATGGTGGCTTCAAGGATATCATCGAAGCAGCAGGCAATACGGTCATTGGGCCATTCTATTCCCAGTCCGATATGGCACAGGCTCTGAACCAGACCGTTGACGTACTGGCCTCCAACTCAGACCTCGTCGGTATCTTCGGCTCGAACGAACCCACCGCCATTGGCATGGCCCGGGCTGTCAAACAGCAAGGCTACGCTGGTAAAATCGCAACCATCGGCTTTGATGGCGATTCCACTTTGCAAGACTTTGTGCGAGATGGCACGCTGGACGGCATCATCGTGCAGTCTTCCTACGCAATGGGCTACAAAGGCGTGATGACCGTCGATGAAGTGCTCAAAGGCGAAACCGTTGCCAAGAGAATCGACACCGGTGTTGTTTTCGTCACCAAAGACAATATTGATGGCAGCGAAGCCCAGTCTGTTCTGTACTGA
- a CDS encoding ABC transporter permease, which yields MTDKQKDMLQKLAALGGLVFLFIVFAAVSPHFLTLNNVMTIGLQTSTIAFIGIGATCVILTGGIDLSIGSVVALSGVVSALSAKAGFPVPISLLIGILTGGFCGFLCGIFVTKLLLPPFIATLGMMMMARGVALFITNAAPVSGLPESYSVLGNGSFFKIMEIGPNGFPNVTFPGIPYPVVLMVILALMFTFVLRKMQIGRYLYAIGSNEDAARLSGIKADRVKVFAYITSGALAGLAGIVLASRLVTAQPNGGVMYELDAIASAVVGGTSLMGGVGTIPGTMIGAFIIGVLRNGLNMNGVSFFVQQIIIGGVIVITVAFDQLRQGTSKKG from the coding sequence ATGACAGATAAACAAAAGGATATGCTGCAAAAACTCGCAGCACTCGGAGGCTTGGTCTTCCTATTTATCGTGTTCGCAGCTGTAAGCCCACACTTTTTGACCCTCAACAACGTCATGACCATTGGTCTTCAAACCTCGACCATCGCCTTCATCGGGATCGGCGCGACCTGTGTCATTCTTACCGGTGGCATTGACCTGAGCATCGGCTCTGTGGTCGCTCTTTCAGGGGTTGTCTCCGCATTGTCGGCCAAGGCTGGGTTCCCTGTGCCAATCAGCCTGCTAATCGGCATTCTGACAGGAGGCTTTTGTGGCTTTTTATGCGGGATTTTTGTGACCAAGCTGCTGTTGCCTCCCTTCATCGCCACATTGGGCATGATGATGATGGCACGCGGCGTGGCACTTTTCATCACCAACGCAGCACCTGTTTCCGGTTTGCCTGAAAGCTATTCGGTATTGGGCAACGGCTCCTTTTTCAAGATCATGGAAATCGGGCCGAACGGCTTCCCCAATGTCACATTTCCCGGCATTCCCTATCCGGTTGTCCTGATGGTCATCCTGGCTCTGATGTTCACCTTCGTTCTGAGAAAAATGCAAATCGGTCGGTATCTGTACGCCATCGGCTCAAACGAAGACGCGGCTCGCCTGTCAGGCATCAAGGCTGATCGCGTCAAGGTGTTTGCCTACATCACCTCAGGAGCATTGGCCGGTCTTGCAGGAATCGTTCTGGCCTCCCGCCTTGTTACCGCACAGCCAAACGGTGGCGTGATGTACGAGCTTGATGCGATTGCCAGCGCGGTTGTCGGTGGGACTTCGCTCATGGGCGGGGTGGGAACCATTCCCGGAACCATGATTGGCGCCTTCATTATAGGTGTCCTGAGAAACGGACTGAATATGAACGGTGTTTCATTCTTCGTGCAGCAAATCATCATCGGCGGTGTGATTGTGATCACCGTGGCTTTTGACCAGCTGCGCCAAGGAACGTCGAAGAAGGGCTGA
- a CDS encoding sugar ABC transporter ATP-binding protein, with amino-acid sequence MEEPILTMRDISKSFVGVQALKGVQLQLRKGEVHALMGENGAGKSTLMKGLLGVYKFNEGEIVYKGETVAFDGVMQAQEAGISMIFQELNLIPHLSVAENIFFAREPKKAGIIDKKKMERDSARLLEVFDIDVKPTDIVHTLSVAKQQMVEIAKALSFDVEVLIMDEPTSALTEREIEKLFGLVERLKSEGVCIVYISHRMEELKRICDHITIFRDGTYVADAPFHSLTMDQIIAHMVGRSFENHFPQKQSVVEDEVIFSVRDAARTGVFQPVSFDLKKGEILGITGLVGAKRTELARAIFGADPLDQGEIYLHGDKITISSPADSVKHGVAYLSEDRKLNGVAVTMTLRDNVTMASMDKVTNRYTVIDHDKEVEAAQSYIEKMEIKTPSVEQVVRNLSGGNQQKVVIGKWLFRDAKIMIFDEPTRGIDVGAKYAIYELLDELAKQGVGVIMISSELMEVLGMSDRVMVMHEGKMTGILETKKTSQEEIMQYATGIKSQSINA; translated from the coding sequence ATGGAAGAACCCATTCTGACGATGCGGGATATCTCCAAGTCGTTTGTCGGTGTTCAGGCGCTCAAGGGGGTGCAGCTTCAGCTCCGCAAAGGAGAAGTGCACGCTCTTATGGGCGAGAATGGAGCCGGCAAGTCGACTTTGATGAAAGGTCTGCTTGGTGTTTACAAATTCAACGAGGGCGAAATTGTCTACAAGGGAGAGACCGTAGCTTTTGACGGCGTGATGCAGGCGCAGGAAGCTGGCATCTCCATGATTTTTCAAGAGCTCAATCTCATCCCTCACCTGTCGGTCGCCGAGAATATCTTTTTTGCGCGGGAGCCTAAAAAAGCAGGCATCATCGACAAGAAAAAGATGGAACGCGACTCCGCCAGGCTGCTCGAAGTTTTCGACATTGATGTGAAACCGACAGATATCGTGCACACCTTGTCTGTTGCCAAGCAGCAGATGGTCGAAATCGCCAAAGCCCTATCTTTCGATGTTGAAGTTCTGATCATGGATGAGCCGACATCGGCCCTGACCGAACGTGAAATCGAAAAATTGTTCGGGCTGGTCGAGCGGTTGAAATCAGAAGGCGTGTGCATTGTCTATATTTCGCACCGCATGGAAGAACTCAAGCGGATCTGTGACCACATCACCATTTTCCGTGATGGCACCTATGTCGCTGATGCGCCGTTTCATTCCCTGACGATGGATCAGATCATTGCGCATATGGTGGGGCGCTCTTTCGAAAACCACTTCCCCCAAAAGCAATCGGTGGTGGAAGATGAAGTCATTTTCTCGGTGCGCGATGCAGCCCGAACAGGGGTGTTCCAACCTGTCAGCTTTGATTTGAAGAAGGGCGAAATCCTCGGCATTACCGGCCTTGTCGGAGCCAAGCGAACAGAGCTGGCGCGTGCAATCTTCGGCGCGGATCCTCTTGATCAAGGCGAGATCTACCTCCATGGCGACAAGATCACGATCTCCAGCCCTGCCGACTCCGTAAAACACGGCGTTGCCTATCTCAGCGAAGACCGCAAGCTGAACGGTGTCGCAGTCACCATGACCCTGAGGGATAACGTCACCATGGCCTCAATGGACAAGGTGACGAACCGCTACACCGTGATTGATCACGACAAAGAGGTTGAAGCAGCTCAGTCCTACATCGAAAAAATGGAAATCAAGACCCCGTCGGTTGAGCAGGTTGTTCGCAATCTGTCCGGCGGAAATCAGCAGAAGGTTGTGATCGGAAAATGGCTCTTCCGCGATGCCAAGATCATGATTTTCGATGAACCCACACGTGGCATCGACGTGGGTGCCAAATATGCAATCTACGAACTGCTTGATGAGCTCGCCAAACAGGGCGTGGGCGTCATCATGATTTCTTCTGAACTTATGGAAGTCCTTGGCATGTCCGACCGTGTGATGGTCATGCATGAGGGCAAGATGACTGGAATTCTGGAAACCAAGAAAACCAGCCAAGAAGAAATCATGCAATACGCAACTGGCATCAAATCGCAGTCGATCAACGCCTGA